The DNA sequence CCATGATCTTGAATTGATAAAACAGGGAAACAAACTGGAGATTGTTGATATAGAAAGAAGGTTTGAAAACATTGATTTTCCTTTGGATGGGAATGATAAAATTTCTTTTTTCGGATTCATTGACCGGATTGATAAACTGAACGGCACTTTAAGAATCATCGATTATAAAACAGCCAAGATCAAAAATCTCAGCGTTAAAATTGATGGAGATAACGTAGATGAATATTTCCACAACAGTGAAAGAAAACAGGCGCTTCAGCTTTGTATTTATCATTATGTGGTGCAGCATCTTCCTGAGTTTTGGGGATACCCGATTGAAACTGGAATCTGGAGCTTTGCAGATGCTAAAAAAGGAATGGTTTCCCTGCAGTTTGACAAAGGAAATATTGATGATGCCATGAAATCAGTCAAAAGTCTGATCCTTGAAATTCTGAACCCGGATGTTAATTTTGTGGAAACAATAAAAACCTATTAAAATTATTTAATATTGATGAAGTGATGTGTTTTGCTTGAAAATCAATACGTTAAATATTTAAATCGACAGGCTGAAATACATTGATTTACTTCGTAAAACAGCCATAAAGCAGGTAACTTTTTTGTGTATCTTTACTACTTATTAAAAGCTTTCAAAGTTTAAATCAGATACATTAAGTACCACCAATGAAAAAGATCCTGATATTTTTTGCCATCGTTTTCTCTCTTATTATCAAATCTCAGCAAAAGAATGATTCTCTGAATATTGCTCTTCAGAATGTGACCAAAGACACTAAATTTGGCCTTGCTCTCAGTGGCGGCGGTGCAAAGGGGTTCGCACACATTGGGATTCTTAAGATGATTGATTCATTGGGGATCAAGGTAGATTATATCACAGGAACCAGTATGGGTGGGATTCTGGGCGGTTTGTATGCGATGGGGTACAATGCAGACCAGCTGAAGCATACGATCTATAAAATGGACTGGAACAGAATCCTGAGTAATAAAATTCCTTACAGCAAAGTCAATATCAGTGAAAAAGACGAATATGACAAATATATTCTTGAATTTCCCGTAGTTAAAGGATTTCCGACTCTCCCAAGCTCGTATATTGAAGGGCAGTATATGGGAGAAGTTCTTAATACACTTACTTTCAATGCAAAACATATCAATGATTTCAGCAAATTGAGAATTCCTGTTCAGCTTACTTCTTCCGATATCGAAAACGGAGGGCTGGTGATGCAAAAGCAAGGTTCTTTACCGCTGGCTATTCGTGCTACATTGGCAATTCCTGCAGCTTTTGCGCCTGTTTATATTGATGGAAAGCTTTTGGTAGATGGTGGATTGGATCGTAATTATCCAGCCAATGAAGTTCGGGAGATGGGAGCCGATTTTGTGATCGGAGGATATACGGGCTTCAGACTTTTTACCAAAAAAGAAATTGAAAATCCGATGAAGATGATTTATCAGACTCATGCGATCCGTTCGGTAGAGGATTTTAAACATCAGAAGGAGCTGTCTAACGTATTGGTAGACTTTGTAGATCCGTTGGGTGAGATTACAACGAAGGATTTTGCCAAATTCAGGAGGATCATCAAAATTGGAGAGGTGGAAGCCAGAAAACACCTTCCTGAGTTTGTAGCCCTGGCAGAAGCTCAGCGAAAGGCCGGAATCCAATATGAACATCAGATGATTGAAGAAGTGAAACTTCCTACTACGAAATTCACGTTTAATGAAGAAGATGGAACTCCTATTAGCGATGCAGCAGAAATTGAGGTGCTTAAAAAGCAAATGGGACTGACTGAAGGGAAGTATTACGATGCAAAAACAGTAAACGAAGCAATAGACAGGGTATTCGGAATGCGCCAGTATGTAAAGGTATATTACACGTACACCAATGAAAATGATGGTCTTGTGATGAATGTTTTTGTGAAAAGAGCAAAAAAAGGGGCTTTTAAACTGGCTCTGCACTACGATACAGAACAGTCGGTTGGGATTATTGTTAATTATACCTACAGGAATATTCTCCTGAACAGGTCCAGATTTTTAGCAACCGTGGATATTTCAGAACGTTTTAAAGCTAAACTGGCTTATCAGCAGTTTCTGGACAGCGGAGAGCGTTTGTGGCTGGATCTGGAAGCCAAGATGATTAATCTTAAAAGTAATGACCTGAACTTCAGGTTGTATGATGTAAATGATGATGGCAGTGACCGTTTTCCAAACCATATGTACCGTAATATAACAGGAAAGATTGCGCTGAACTATAATATTAATCCTAATGCTTATCTGTCATTGGGAACAGAATTCAGTACGGAAAGAATGTATAGTTTACTGGATAAAGTGGATCAGTCAAAAGTGGATAATTACAGTAAAAAATTATATAACCACAGTAATTTCAACACATTCCTGAAGTTTGAACAGAACAGTCTCAACAAAAGATACTTTACCACAAAAGGGAATCATCTTCAGGTGAGTACAAGATTTTATTACGGAGATCAGTATGAACTTTACGATCTGAATACCGTGCAGCCTCTTCTGTATCTGATACTAAATCCTAAAGATTCCTATTATTACGAACCTAAAAACCTTATTTCATTTACTTTGAATGAGAATTTTTTCTATCCGATTACAAGAAGACTCACAGTTAAAGCGAATGTGTTTTTGGGCGCAAGTTTTGGATCAAAGAGGGACGATCAGGTTCCTTATCTATTCCTGAATCAGAAATATAACCTGGGAGGAAGTGAATATAATTATGACCTCTTGAGTCCTGAATTCAATGGTCTTCGTCAGAAAGAACTTCCTATGACTTCTGTTGCCAAAACAGCAATATCACTTCAGTACAGGATTATGAAAAAGCTCTATCTTACTCCTTCGTTCAGCTATGGAAAAGTGAGTGAAGAACTTTCTCCGTTTAATGAAAGTTTTGATATGTTCGGGTATGGAGTAAACCTTGGATATGAATCTCTCATCGGCCCTATAAGTATCAATGTTTCCAGAAACAGTCAACTTGATTTTTCAAGAATCTATTTCAGCGTTGGTTTTAAGTTTTAAGTATCAGCAGAATTTTATACTTGAATTATTAATGTAGATAGTATTGTTTATTGTTCATTATATCAATGATTTTACTATAAAAAAGCACCTCATTGCTGAAGTGCCAAAAATTAACTTGAAATGAGATATATAAGAGTGATTGATTCTAAAGTTTTACTTTTTTATTAATGACTTTACCATTAGAAAGCGTAACCTGTACCAGATAAATTCCAGGTTCTAAGTTTCGGGATTCAAACTGTGGTCTGTTAACTTCCTGCTGAACGATCAGAGCACCGGAAATACTGTAAATACTGATGTTTTTGATATCATTGCCGGCTTTTGCAATAATTTGCTGCTTTTGAGTGAAAATATCGGCATTGTTTTCAGAAGAAAGTGTACCTCCAATTGCTTTACTGAACTGAAGATTGTAATATGGAGTTACCACTTCAAACGTATAGTTTTTATTTTCCAGATCCTGTACATTGATTCCTCCATTTTCACGGTATTGTTTCTGAGAAATACTTTTGATCAGTGTTTTATTTTCATCAAAAACGTTTACTGCAGTAAGTTCATCCTGATTAACTTTTAATTGCAAAACCGAAGAGTTGGCAGACTGTATGATTTCGTTTTCAGGAACTTCTTTAGGTGTGTTTTTGATGTATGGAATTATTTTATTTTCATTGTTTTCCGATACTTTTAATAAATAAACTCCGTCTTTTAAAGTGGATAAATTTTGTTCACTGGCTGTTCTGCTCTGAGCTTTTTCCTTATTAAAATCTGTTATTTCAACCAACTGCATATTGCCCAGATCCGGTTTTATTTGTGAGGATAGAAGAACCGGTTTTTCAGATGTTTTTTCAGCTGACTGTTTGCCAAAAATAGATCCTGCAATTGCCCATTCATTAAGAAGACCGCCGCTTCTCAACGTATTGAATTTAGCATTTGAAGCCAAAGTGAAAGGAAGAATTCCCCCTACATGCCCAAGCGGTCCCCAGTAAAATGAATCTAATTTATACTTATTTAAATCCCACCATGCATAATAACCACGTTGAACATCAATAGTTTTAGAAGTATTTTCAGGTGGAATAGCCAAATCAACCGTAGAATGACCTAATGTCATTGGTGTTTTGTTGTACCAGTCGTACACATCCTTTGGTTTCATGCACTGTCTGAGCTTGTTATTGGGATTGTTGGTAACATCATTCACGAAGTTGGCTGTAAAGAGTTTTCTCCATATCACCGGACCCCATAAAAGTCCGCCATTATCCTGAACAACGTGATAGTTATATTTATCAAGATATTCTGCAGAAATGACTTCCGAAATGTTGTTATTATATGTTTTGTATCCCGTATTGTTGCAGGTATGAAGAACATTGGCCAGAAATGAGGTAAACGGATAAATATCTTTTTCAAGAACACCTTTATTTAAAGTCACTCCCGAGAAATCATAAGGTCCGTCGCCCATATAAGCATATTTGAATTTGATATTATTGGGATTCGATATGCTTAATCTTTTTAGAGTAGACATCGCGGCATGGGCTCCCTGGGAATATCCGGCTAAAAAGTATTCGTCATACCGTTTAATACCCTGTTGTGAGAGGACTTTATTGGCAGCAGTAATAAAATCGATGGTAGCTCCGGCTTCGGTAGCGTAATCAACATAAGGATGAACCCCGTCTCCGGTTCCCATTCCTACATAATCAGGAGCCATCAAAATATAGCCATTCAGTACGTAAGATAATTCAACAACAAATCCTGCTGTTAATGCTCCCTTGAAATTAGACGGAACGTTATTCCTGCTATCTGTTGTTCCGTGGTCAGAAACTACTGTTGAAAGCTTAAAAGGTACGTTAGGATACATGAGTAATCCGGTAGCTTTTACAAGAACGTTGTTTTCATTTTTGGTGTAATAAGTGATCTTGTAGCCTTTTAGACCCACATTAAAGCTGTTCAGGTAGTTGGCAAATTCCGGAGCATCCTGATCGCCAAGATTATTGGAGATAAAATTGATGACTCCCTGTGGCGTTAAATCCAGTTTCTGTTCTGCGCTTACGACATCTCCAGCCTGCTGTGCAAAGTAGAATGGAGCGGTAAGACCTAGTAAAAAAGTTGTGATTTTTCTCATATTGATGTATTTTATATGGTATTAAGGTAATAACTTTAATAAATCCTTGGAAATATTACGACATCAATAATTATTCATTGAATATCAATTCTCTGGAATGTGAGTAAAATAAAAGAGTCTGACCTTTTGGTCAGACTCTTTTCATCTATTTTGACTTTTTTAGAAAGCGTTGATTCCTGTAATGTCTAATCCGGTGATCAGCAAGTGAACATCATGTGTTCCTTCGTACGTGATCACAGATTCCAGGTTAGCAGCATGTCTCATCATTGGGAATTCACCCATGATTCCCATACCACCAAGGATCTGTCTGGATTCTCTGGCAATTTCAATAGCCATATTGACGTTATTACGCTTAGCCATAGAAATCTGAGCAGGAGTTGCTTTGTGAGCATTTTTAAGATTTCCTAACTGAAGACATAATAACTGAGCTTTTGTAATTTCAGTTAAGAATTCAGCCAGTTTTTTCTGCTGAAGCTGGTAAGAACCGATTGGTTTTCCAAACTGTTTTCTTTCCTTAGCATACTGAACAGCAGTACAGTGGCAGTCAATAGCAGCACCGATTACGCCCCATGAAATTCCATATCGTGCAGAGTTCAGACAAGATAAAGGTCCTTTCAGTCCTGTTACTCCCGGAAGAAGGTTTTCTTTTGGTACTTTTACGTCATTGAATACCAATTCTCCGGTTTTTGAAGCTCTTAAGCTCCATTTATTGTGAGTTTCAGGAGTAGTGAAACCTTCCATTCCTCTTTCAACGATGAGTCCCTGTACTTTTCCTTCTTCATTTTTTGCCCATACCACAGCGATATCGCATAGAGGAGAGTTGGTGATCCACATTTTAGCCCCATTCAAAAGATAATGATCTCCCATATCTTTAAAATACGTTTCCATAGAACCCGGGTCTGAACCATGATTAGGCTCTGTCAATCCAAAAGATCCGATCATTTCTCCGGCAGCAAGCTTAGGAAGATATTTCATTTTCTGTTCCTCAGAACCGAATTCATTGATAGGAAACATCACCAAAGAGCTCTGAACCGAAGCTGCAGAACGTACTGCAGAATCTCCTCTTTCCAACTCCTGCATAATCAGACCATAAGAAATCTGGTCTAATCCTGAACCGCCATACTCAACCGGGATATAAGGTCCCAATGCCCCGATTTTCCCTAATTCTCTCATAAGATTAGGTATATCAGTATGATTTTGAGCGGCCTGATCTATCTGCGGCATTACAAAACTTTCAACCCAGTCTCTTACAGATTGGCGGATTAGTTTGTGTTCTTCAGTAAGTAAAGCATCAATTCCATAATAATCAGGGATGCTTGTAAGAGGATAATATGACATGATTTTTTGATTTGGTTAAAAGTAACATTTTTCGTGGTGTCTTGAAAATTTTTTTGAAAACTTATCTTTCGGTTGGTTTTCAGACAGATAATGCTCTTTTTATTTGTTTATAAGATAAATTCAGTGTTTTAAGCCTCCTCATCATTGGATATAGGATACTGATTGGTAGAATTGTGGACCTTGCTTTTAAATTTATACAGATAAGGTGCTTTGTTAGCCGAGCCATCATATAATTTTTCCAGCCTGTCAAGAATATTTAAACTCAAAATTTTACGCTGGAAGTTATTTCTTCTGAATTTTTGTCCCAAAATGGTTTCATAAAGAGACTGAAGATCTTTCATCGTGAACTTTTCAGGAAGAAGATTGCTGGCTGCTACTTCTGTATTGATATTCATCCGCAGGTATTCCAGTCCTGTTTCTATGATTCTGTCGTGATCAAAAGCCATTTTTGGAAGATTGTTTACCTCAAACCATTCACAGCTTTCATTGAAAGCATCAGGGAAAGTGTTGGCCATTGAAAAATCAATAAGGCTGCAATATCCTACTGTAATGAATCTTTGAAAAATCCAGTGATCTTCTGGTACCTCAATTCCTTTATTGTTAAGAAGAATCTGATGAACATTATTTTCTGTACGGTCTATTCTTCCAAATGTATGAAATTGTTTCAGAAATATATCTTTAAGGTGTGTTCTTTCGAATAAAACTCTTGCTGCAGCTTCTCTTAAATCTTCATCATTGAAAACAAAACCACCCGGAAGTGACCATAAATCCAGATCGTGATACTTTAAAAGAAGAACTTTCAAAATGTTATTATGAAAGCCGAATATAGTACAGTCCACAGAGATATGGGCAACAAAATCTTTGGTATCGATAAGTTCCCGAAGTGTTTCTTTACTTTTTGTGTCTTTGATTTTCATGGCAGTAAAAATAAAACTATTTTCTTTTTGTAACGTTAAAAAATACTAAACTGGTAACAAAAAGAATAATAACGAAAAATAATATATATAATGGATAAAAGTTTAACAGTTGTTTTTCAAATAAAACAGCCATAATAATTGAGCTTACAGAGCTGCCCAGAGAAGAAAAAATAACAATAAGAGAGGTGAATAAGTTTACCTTTTCTTTATCCATCTGTGCAATCATTTTTGAATTGATGACAGGGTAGAGCGGCGACAAAAATAACCCTATCACAGGAAATAAGAAGAGAATTACCCTTGAATCTGCTGAATCAAAATACTGTACACCTACAATAATGACCAATAAAGAAATAATGAAAGCCATACATGAAAGATAGTAGTCTGGCAATGAAAATCTTCGGATAATATTGGCTGTTATTGTTCTTCCTACATAAGAAAATACTGCCAGAAAAGAGGTAGCCTGAAGAGCAAAAAATGAATTGACTTTCAGATGATTCTTATAAAAAGACGGAAGCCAGGAGTTGAATCCCTGTTCTATAAAAACGATAAAAAATATAACCCCAAGGAATAGCATTATAGAAGGAGTTACAAACCCCGAAAGCTCGGAGAATACACTTTTGTTTTCCAAAGGTTTGGCTTCAGAAATTGTAATTTTTGATAACAGGAATATCGTTAATGCAGATAAGAAAGCGATCAATAAAAAACAAAATTTCCAATATTCGGAGTATTCACTGGATACCACCCATCCAAAGCAGGTATTCACGACAAAGATTCCGATCATAAAAGAAGCTTCTACGCTGTTCATTGTCTTTGCCAGTGATTTTTCATCCGAAATATTATTTCTGATAATTCCAAAGACGCAGATTTTACCAATTGCAAAACACGCTCCAATGATGGCAAACCATAATTTGAAGAACCAAAAAACCTCAATAAATGGCAGCAGACAAGAACAGAAACCAACAATTACCAAAGCTGAAATCAATGCTTTTTTTGTTCCCGTTTTGTTGATAAAGCTTACCGCAAAAAGGGAGATAAAGGCAATAGGTAAGTCTTTAAAAGATTCTAATAAACCTAATTCTCCGTAGGTGATTTTCTCTTCAGATAACTGCAGAATGATCAATCCCATACAGTTCAAAACCATTGAAAAAATAAGAAAGGTAAGTTTTAACGGAAGAGAAATTTTAGAAAGCTTGATGATCATTTTGGGGGACTTCTTTTTTGTTTTTTTGTGAAATTTTATGAAATATTGATGCGAAGATAGGGCTTCTAACCCTGAAAAATAAAAGAAAAATTAAAATATTTATGAATAGAATGTTAATTAATTGAAAAAAAATATATTTTTATTGTCTCAATTTGAGAATTAAACAATAACTGTATATGAATGTAAGAATATCAAGAAGCGTAGGAGTGGTTGCCGTCCTCTATTTTACGGCTAACTTCAGTGCCCAGACCACCAAGTCGAAGGACACAATTGCTAAAGAAAACAAAATAGACGAAGTTGTAGTGATTGGTTATGGTACTCAGAAGAAGAGTAATGTGACAGGAGCTATAGCGAGTATTAAAGCCAGCGATATTGAAAATGCTCCCACAGCAGGAAGACCAGAGCAAGTACTTCAGGGAAGAGCAGCAGGAATATCTGTTGTATCAAATTCGGGACAACCGGGAACCGCTGCAACAGTTCGTGTTCGTGGTATTACCAGTTTTGGAGCTGGAAGTAATGATCCTTTATGGGTGGTTGATGGAATTGTAGTTGATAATATAGGTTGGCTGAATCAGTCAGATATTGAAGGAATTGAAGTCCTTAAAGATGGGGCATCTGCTGCTATTTATGGAGTGTCTGCAGCCAAAGGAGTTATTCTGATCACTACAAAGAAAGGAACCAGAGGAAAATTAGGTCTTTCCTATAATGGGTTTTTTGGTGTCGGAACTGTTTCTAAAAAGCTGGACTTATTAAACGGATCACAATATGCAACCATTATGAATGAGGCGTATCTCAATGATGGTTTGAAACCGGTGCTTGGAGATCCTTCATCTTATGGCACAGGTACAGATTGGCAAAAACAAATATTTAACAGTGCGCAACGCCAGTCTCATGAATTCAGCATTAATGGAGGAAATGATAAATCTACTTTTTATTCATCTTTTGGATATTACGATCAGCAAGGTATTGTATTAAGAGATATCTCAAACTATAAAAGAGTAAATGCCAGATTAAACTCTACCCATAAAGTATTCGATTTTCTAACCATAGGTCAGACATTTGCCTATACTCACACAAGATCTCAGGGAGTTACTGACAATGGAGAGTTTGGAGGTCCGTTAAGTTCCGCAATAAATCTTGACCCTTTAACACCGGTAGTTGTAACCAACGGAATTAATAATCAGCCGAACTTTAGTGATTATATTAATAATCCAAACTATGTGAGAGATCCTAATGGGAATCCTTACGGACTTTCACAATTCGTAAGTAAAGAAATGTCCAATCCGCTGGCTTTCAGACAAACTAAGTTAGGAGGATATAAATGGTCTGACGATATTATTGCCAATGTATTTGCAGAACTGAAGCTAAATAAACATGTCACTTTTAAGTCAAGTATGAACGGGAAACTGTCGTATTGGGGGGAGCAGGTTTTCACTCCGACTAATTACCTGAGTACCGCTAATAAAAATGATATCAATAACTTATTCAGGCAAACTGATAAAAAGTTTGAGTGGAGTACTGAAAATACACTGACCTATCAAAATAAGTTTGGATTACATAGCTTAAATGTATTATTAGGACAAGGGTATTACGAATATAACATCTCTTCAGGGCAAAATATAAGATTTACCAATCTCCCTGTAAATAACTGGGAAGATGCATCTTTCAATTTTGATATCGCTCAGGAAAATAAAACAGGTAATGCCTGGGATGGAAAACAAACACATAAAGCTTCCTATTTTGCCAGAGTCGTTTATGATTATGACAACAAATACCTTTTTACAGGAACAATTCGTAGAGATGGGTCTTCAAAATTTGGAAGTAACAACCACTGGGGAAACTTCCCGGCAATGTCCTTAGGATGGAATGTGTCTAACGAAAACTTCTGGCCGGAAAATAAAGTGATTACCACATTTAAACTTAGAGGTGGATATGGAGTGCTGGGTAATGATGCAATTGATGATTTCCAGTTTGCTAATTTCTTAGTAGCCGGAAGTAACTATACATTTGGAGACAATATTATCCGTGTAGGTTATGCTCCAAGTACTCTTGAAAACCCAAATTTAAAATGGGAAAGAACATCACAATTCAATATTGCGGCAGATCTTAAAATTTTCAGAAACTTTGATCTTAGTGTAGATGTTTACAGGAAAAAAAGTACAGACATCTTGAGAAAAGTTGAGCTCCCTGGCTATTTGGGTTTAATTAATAATCCATTTAGAAATATTGGGGATATGAACAATGATGGGGTTGAAGTAAGCTTGGGATATAAAAAGAATTGGGGTGATTTTGGCTTTTCTGCGAATGGTAATTTTGCCTATTTAAAAAATGAAATTACAAGACTTGAAGATAACAGGCCTTATGTAAACTTTGCTTCTTTCCAAACACTGGGAACAGTTTCCAGATTACAGGTTGGTGAATCATATGGCTCTTTCTACGGATATCAAAACATGGGTATTTTTCAAAATCAGGCTGAAATTGATGCCTATAAAAATGCTAATGGAGGGTTGATTCAGCCTAATGCAAAGCCTGGAGATTTCAAGAGACTTGACGCAAATGGGGATGGAGTAATAGATGAGAAAGATTATGTAAATTTGGGTAATTCTGTTCCAAAATATACATTTGGTTTAACCATCAATATGAATTATAAAAATTTCGATTTGATGGTTTTTGCTCAGGGGCAGGCCGGGAATAAAATTTTCCAGGGGCTCAGAAGACTAGATATTCAGGAAGCTAATTATCAAACCGCTATTTTGGACCGTTGGACAGGTGAAGGAACATCTAATACTATAGCAAGAGTTACAAGAAATGATGATAATCAGAACTATACCAGAATGTCTGACTATTATCTTCAAAAAGGAGATTACTTACGTCTTAAACTTGTTCAGTTAGGATATACTCTGTCTAAAGATGCTGCAAAAACTATTGGTGCTTCAAAAATCAGATTCTATGTAACTGCAGAAAATCTTGCAACTTTTACAAAATATACAGGTTATGATCCTGAAATTGCAGGTACCGATACCTATGGAATAGATAGAGCCTTCTACCCACAGGCAAGAACTTTCCTTTTCGGAGCTAATGTCCAATTTTAATGACAAAAAAATGAAAAATAAAAGATTTATATATAAAAGCGTATCTGTTTTACTATTAACAGGTATAAGTTTTGGAGCCATATCTTGTGACAGAGGAAATTTAGAAGATGTAAAAAATACAGGAACTTTTGATTCTGGCAACTATTTTAAAAATGAAGAACAGGCATTCAGCGGTCTCGTAGCTACTTATGACATGCTGAGAAAATATTCCGGTGGATTTGAAAATATGGTGACTTTCTTTAATGGAGCATCCGATGATTTCTATTCTGGAGGAGGAAATTCTTCAGATGGTGCAGGAATTCAGGGGTTTTCCAATTATTCAATTAACCCTATTATTATGCCAGCCAGCTATTGGAAAGATTATTATCAGGGAATTGCAAAGGCAAATCTACTGTTAGATAGAATTCCGGCTGCTAGTATGAATGATCAGACCAGAAAAAGATTTATTGCAGAAGCTAAAGTATTGAGGTCATTGTATTATTTTGAATTATTGAGAATGTTTAAAAATATTCCTCTCATTTTGAAACCTGTTTTGGCAACTGATGATTTCTATAATATTCCTCAGGAAGATCCTGCAAAAGTATACGCTCAAATAGAGTCCGATATTGTTTCGG is a window from the Chryseobacterium indologenes genome containing:
- a CDS encoding MFS transporter is translated as MIIKLSKISLPLKLTFLIFSMVLNCMGLIILQLSEEKITYGELGLLESFKDLPIAFISLFAVSFINKTGTKKALISALVIVGFCSCLLPFIEVFWFFKLWFAIIGACFAIGKICVFGIIRNNISDEKSLAKTMNSVEASFMIGIFVVNTCFGWVVSSEYSEYWKFCFLLIAFLSALTIFLLSKITISEAKPLENKSVFSELSGFVTPSIMLFLGVIFFIVFIEQGFNSWLPSFYKNHLKVNSFFALQATSFLAVFSYVGRTITANIIRRFSLPDYYLSCMAFIISLLVIIVGVQYFDSADSRVILFLFPVIGLFLSPLYPVINSKMIAQMDKEKVNLFTSLIVIFSSLGSSVSSIIMAVLFEKQLLNFYPLYILFFVIILFVTSLVFFNVTKRK
- a CDS encoding NUDIX hydrolase, encoding MKIKDTKSKETLRELIDTKDFVAHISVDCTIFGFHNNILKVLLLKYHDLDLWSLPGGFVFNDEDLREAAARVLFERTHLKDIFLKQFHTFGRIDRTENNVHQILLNNKGIEVPEDHWIFQRFITVGYCSLIDFSMANTFPDAFNESCEWFEVNNLPKMAFDHDRIIETGLEYLRMNINTEVAASNLLPEKFTMKDLQSLYETILGQKFRRNNFQRKILSLNILDRLEKLYDGSANKAPYLYKFKSKVHNSTNQYPISNDEEA
- a CDS encoding T9SS type A sorting domain-containing protein; translation: MRKITTFLLGLTAPFYFAQQAGDVVSAEQKLDLTPQGVINFISNNLGDQDAPEFANYLNSFNVGLKGYKITYYTKNENNVLVKATGLLMYPNVPFKLSTVVSDHGTTDSRNNVPSNFKGALTAGFVVELSYVLNGYILMAPDYVGMGTGDGVHPYVDYATEAGATIDFITAANKVLSQQGIKRYDEYFLAGYSQGAHAAMSTLKRLSISNPNNIKFKYAYMGDGPYDFSGVTLNKGVLEKDIYPFTSFLANVLHTCNNTGYKTYNNNISEVISAEYLDKYNYHVVQDNGGLLWGPVIWRKLFTANFVNDVTNNPNNKLRQCMKPKDVYDWYNKTPMTLGHSTVDLAIPPENTSKTIDVQRGYYAWWDLNKYKLDSFYWGPLGHVGGILPFTLASNAKFNTLRSGGLLNEWAIAGSIFGKQSAEKTSEKPVLLSSQIKPDLGNMQLVEITDFNKEKAQSRTASEQNLSTLKDGVYLLKVSENNENKIIPYIKNTPKEVPENEIIQSANSSVLQLKVNQDELTAVNVFDENKTLIKSISQKQYRENGGINVQDLENKNYTFEVVTPYYNLQFSKAIGGTLSSENNADIFTQKQQIIAKAGNDIKNISIYSISGALIVQQEVNRPQFESRNLEPGIYLVQVTLSNGKVINKKVKL
- a CDS encoding patatin-like phospholipase family protein, giving the protein MKKILIFFAIVFSLIIKSQQKNDSLNIALQNVTKDTKFGLALSGGGAKGFAHIGILKMIDSLGIKVDYITGTSMGGILGGLYAMGYNADQLKHTIYKMDWNRILSNKIPYSKVNISEKDEYDKYILEFPVVKGFPTLPSSYIEGQYMGEVLNTLTFNAKHINDFSKLRIPVQLTSSDIENGGLVMQKQGSLPLAIRATLAIPAAFAPVYIDGKLLVDGGLDRNYPANEVREMGADFVIGGYTGFRLFTKKEIENPMKMIYQTHAIRSVEDFKHQKELSNVLVDFVDPLGEITTKDFAKFRRIIKIGEVEARKHLPEFVALAEAQRKAGIQYEHQMIEEVKLPTTKFTFNEEDGTPISDAAEIEVLKKQMGLTEGKYYDAKTVNEAIDRVFGMRQYVKVYYTYTNENDGLVMNVFVKRAKKGAFKLALHYDTEQSVGIIVNYTYRNILLNRSRFLATVDISERFKAKLAYQQFLDSGERLWLDLEAKMINLKSNDLNFRLYDVNDDGSDRFPNHMYRNITGKIALNYNINPNAYLSLGTEFSTERMYSLLDKVDQSKVDNYSKKLYNHSNFNTFLKFEQNSLNKRYFTTKGNHLQVSTRFYYGDQYELYDLNTVQPLLYLILNPKDSYYYEPKNLISFTLNENFFYPITRRLTVKANVFLGASFGSKRDDQVPYLFLNQKYNLGGSEYNYDLLSPEFNGLRQKELPMTSVAKTAISLQYRIMKKLYLTPSFSYGKVSEELSPFNESFDMFGYGVNLGYESLIGPISINVSRNSQLDFSRIYFSVGFKF
- a CDS encoding acyl-CoA dehydrogenase family protein, which translates into the protein MSYYPLTSIPDYYGIDALLTEEHKLIRQSVRDWVESFVMPQIDQAAQNHTDIPNLMRELGKIGALGPYIPVEYGGSGLDQISYGLIMQELERGDSAVRSAASVQSSLVMFPINEFGSEEQKMKYLPKLAAGEMIGSFGLTEPNHGSDPGSMETYFKDMGDHYLLNGAKMWITNSPLCDIAVVWAKNEEGKVQGLIVERGMEGFTTPETHNKWSLRASKTGELVFNDVKVPKENLLPGVTGLKGPLSCLNSARYGISWGVIGAAIDCHCTAVQYAKERKQFGKPIGSYQLQQKKLAEFLTEITKAQLLCLQLGNLKNAHKATPAQISMAKRNNVNMAIEIARESRQILGGMGIMGEFPMMRHAANLESVITYEGTHDVHLLITGLDITGINAF